A DNA window from Ostrea edulis chromosome 5, xbOstEdul1.1, whole genome shotgun sequence contains the following coding sequences:
- the LOC125649739 gene encoding purine nucleoside phosphorylase LACC1-like yields MAVGVVLLSDDFSESDRDEIASVLNAEKYVNTIILLGSKVPTDFLSQMAEATLKDRPVEIQCTDLISGFHLAKNKLDGVMCPYIKIICKRKQELTLLSQVFFTPAVQWNVKVIGEPIATSNDRDTVESTTERVRDYLRRINTSDDVRILQSRLIPGDLFYHGFSTRTGGLSCIPGMKSMNMVYTTAKRDPLVLIQENRRRLGSKAGFDVDKLFIAKAVHGNTVYEIGADLPEECYDGVTSNKSGVTCAAPGADCVIILFADPVRRAFAAVHSGWKGTVARIPSVTVKALKDKFGSQSKDILAVMGPSICKNCFDFGKDGVKQFEDINPRCVLNKNAEENPTVDLKLAIRTLLEEEGVLPEHIDDTTSCPCTVENPELLFSYRRDGRPFGNQIGFIGLRS; encoded by the coding sequence ATGGCCGTTGGTGTTGTTCTTCTGTCAGATGATTTTTCAGAGTCAGATAGGGATGAGATTGCCAGTGTTTTGAATGCAGAGAAATATGTGAATACCATTATTTTGTTAGGATCGAAAGTTCCAACCGATTTCCTTTCACAGATGGCAGAAGCCACGCTGAAAGATCGGCCCGTGGAGATACAGTGCACGGATTTGATTTCTGGATTTCATTTAGCAAAAAACAAACTTGATGGTGTAATGTGTCCTTATATAAAGATTATTTGTAAACGTAAACAAGAACTAACTCTTCTTAGTCAAGTCTTCTTCACCCCAGCAGTACAGTGGAATGTCAAAGTAATTGGGGAACCTATAGCTACTTCCAATGATCGAGATACTGTGGAGAGTACGACTGAAAGAGTTCGAGATTACTTACGCAGAATAAACACCTCAGATGACGTGAGAATCCTTCAGTCAAGACTGATACCAGGTGATTTATTTTACCATGGTTTCAGCACACGAACAGGAGGGCTATCCTGTATTCCTGGAATGAAGTCCATGAACATGGTCTATACGACAGCAAAGCGCGACCCGCTTGTTCTAATTCAAGAAAACAGGCGTCGTCTGGGGTCCAAAGCTGGTTTTGATGTGGACAAACTGTTCATTGCAAAAGCAGTGCACGGAAACACAGTGTATGAAATAGGGGCGGACCTTCCAGAAGAATGTTATGACGGAGTCACCAGCAATAAATCTGGGGTCACTTGTGCAGCCCCTGGCGCAGATTGTGTCATCATTCTCTTTGCAGACCCTGTTCGACGTGCTTTTGCAGCCGTTCACTCGGGGTGGAAAGGCACCGTAGCAAGAATTCCTTCAGTGACGGTGAAAGCTTTGAAGGATAAGTTCGGAAGCCAAAGTAAAGATATTCTGGCTGTTATGGGACCGTCTATTTGCAAAAACTGCTTCGATTTTGGCAAGGATGGTGTAAAACAATTTGAAGACATCAATCCTCGATGTGTCTTAAACAAAAATGCTGAAGAAAATCCCACAGTGGACTTAAAACTGGCAATTCGTACTTTGCTGGAAGAGGAAGGAGTTTTGCCAGAGCATATTGATGACACGACTTCATGTCCATGTACGGTCGAAAACCCAGAACTGCTTTTCTCCTATCGGAGAGACGGTCGTCCGTTTGGGAACCAGATTGGATTTATTGGACTTAGGTCATAA